The DNA region CATAGCCCTCGCCGAATTGACCGAAGGCCGTGCCCTGAAGCAGGGCAACCCCGGCCTGCAGCATCTCCTCGGCGAAATCCCGGCTGCTCAGCCCGGTCTCGCGAATGTTGGGGAAAGCGTAGAACGCGCCCTGGGGAAGCCGACAGTGAACACCCGGCAGGGCGTTCAGCCCTTCGATCAGCAGGTCGCGCCGGGTCTGATACTTGGCCACCATGGCCGCCACCGAGTCCTGCGGGCCGGTAAGGGCTTCGATGCCCGCCAGCTGGGTGAAATGGGCGGTGCAGCCGACGGAGTGGTTGAGCAGGAGCGCGACGCGCGCCGCCAGCGCCTCAGGCATGATGGCGTACCCAATGCGCCACCCGGTCATGGCATAAGTCTTGGAGAAGCCGTCGAGCAGGATGGTTCGCTCGGACATTCCGTCAACGGCGGCGATGCTGGGGACGCTCATGCCGTCAAACACGATCTGGGAGTAGATCTCGTCCGAGAGCACCCAGGCGTCGTGCTTCTGGGCCGCGGCGGCGATATGTTCCAGGTCTGCCTGCGGCAGAACGCCGCCGGTGGGATTTCCGGGGGTGTTCAGGACGATCATCCGGGTTCGATCGTTGATGGCGCGGTCAAAGGCCTGCAGATCGAAGGAGAACCCGGTCTCCTCCTCGAGCGGCACCGGGACCGGGACTCCA from Anaerolineales bacterium includes:
- a CDS encoding pyridoxal phosphate-dependent aminotransferase — protein: MSFATRTDLLQIEGAYEVLARAQALEAEGHSLIHLEIGEPDFSTPANISLAGIEAIASGRTRYNPSAGLTSLREVIAASAGERRGIAVRASQVVVSPGAKPNLFFPTLALVEPGDEVIYPDPGFPTYRAMIEVAGGVPVPVPLEEETGFSFDLQAFDRAINDRTRMIVLNTPGNPTGGVLPQADLEHIAAAAQKHDAWVLSDEIYSQIVFDGMSVPSIAAVDGMSERTILLDGFSKTYAMTGWRIGYAIMPEALAARVALLLNHSVGCTAHFTQLAGIEALTGPQDSVAAMVAKYQTRRDLLIEGLNALPGVHCRLPQGAFYAFPNIRETGLSSRDFAEEMLQAGVALLQGTAFGQFGEGYVRLSYANSQNNLRRALERMGTALRKRLS